In the Pan paniscus chromosome 8, NHGRI_mPanPan1-v2.0_pri, whole genome shotgun sequence genome, one interval contains:
- the MCU gene encoding calcium uniporter protein, mitochondrial isoform X2, with translation MVHQRIASWQNLGAVYCSTVVPSDDVTVVYQNGLPVISVRLPSRRERCQFTLKPISDSVGVFLRQLQEEDRGIDRVAIYSPDGVRVAASTGIDLLLLDDFKLVINDLTYHVRPPKRDLLSHENAATLNDVKTLVQQLYTTLCIEQHQLNKERELIERLEDLKEQLAPLEKVRIEISRKAEKRTTLVLWGGLAYMATQFGILARLTWWEYSWDIMEPVTYFITYGSAMAMYAYFVMTRQEYVYPEARDRQYLLFFHKGAKKSRFDLEKYNQLKDAIAQAEMDLKRLRDPLQVHLPLRQIGEKD, from the exons ATGTTACAGTGGTTTATCAAAATGGGTTACCTGTGATATCTGTGAGGCTACCATCCCGGCGTGAACGCTGTCAGTTCACACTCAAGCCTATCTCTGACTCTGTTGGTGTATTTTTACGACAACTGCAAGAAGAGGATCGGGGAATTGACAGAGTTGCTATCTATTCACCAG ATGGTGTTCGCGTTGCTGCTTCAACAGGAATAGACCTCCTCCTCCTTGATGACTTTAAGCTGGTCATTAATGACTTAACATATCACGTACGACCACCAAAAAGAG ACCTCTTAAGTCATGAAAATGCAGCAACGCTGAATGATGTAAAGACATTGGTCCAGCAACTATACACCACACTGTGCATTGAGCAGCACCAGTTAAACAAGGAAAGGGAGCTTATTGAAAGACTAGAGGATCTCAAAGAGCAGCTGGCTCccctggaaaag GTACGAATTGAGATTAGCAGAAAAGCTGAGAAGAGGACCACTTTGGTGCTATGGGGTGGCCTTGCCTACATGGCCACACAGTTTGGCATTTTGGCCCGGCTTACCTGGTGGGAATATTCCTGGGACATCATGGAGCCAGTAACATACTTCATCACTTATGGAAGTGCCATGGCAATGTATGCATATTTTGTAATGACACGCCAG gaATATGTTTATCCAGAAGCCAGAGACAGACAATACTTACTATTTTTCCATAAAGGAGCCAAAAAGTCACGTTTTGACCTAGAGAAATACAATCAACTCAAGGATGCAATTGCTCAG gcAGAAATGGACCTTAAGAGACTGAGAGACCCATTACAAGTACATCTGCCTCTCCGACAAATTGGTGAAAAAGATTGA